The sequence TGTTGCGTTCGTAGGTCAAACCACCTCGCACGGTCCCCTTGGCGGGGGTGATTTTCAGGTAGGGCTCCTGAAGCAGGCGGTTGATGGGTAAATGATATTTGGCAAACCGCACCTGAAACGGAGCCGTGCTGTTTGGATCCTTGTCGGTCTGTTCCGCCGTCGCGGGTTTGGTTTCCTTGTTGGCTGGAACCTTGGAGTCCGCATCCGCCACCACGGTTCCCTTGGCCGTTGGGGTCTCTTTGCCAGAGGGGGCTGTGGCGGGAGACGGGGTTTCCGGCTTGGACATGGCTTGGTTAGCCGCCGGGGTCTCCTTGCCAGGGGTGGCCGTGGCGGGAGACGGGGTTTCCGGCTTGTTGGTAGGCGTGGCGGCGGCTTGGGTCTCCGCTGGCAACGCCGGCGCCGGTTTGGACTCAGGCGTCGCTGCGGTGGTGGATTGGGGGGCCGGTACGGTTGTCGGGGCGGTGGTGACGGGTTTGCTGTCTTCTGTCGGCGGACGCACCGCAGCCGGGGGGGCTGGCTGGAGGGTGACCGGGGCGGCGGGTGCGGGGGATGCGCTTTTGGACTCCGTTACCAGCACCGGCGGTTTGGGCGCGGGATCCGATACCTTGGCAACCGTGGTCACCTGGGTTTGGGCAACAGGGGCAGGGGGCGTGGGATCCACGGGCCGCCCCAGGACCACCCAGACCGATGCCGCCACCAATAGGCCCCCGGCGGCGATGCCACCCAAGGTCCGAAGATGCTGCCGCTTGCGTTGGAGTTGGCGTTCGTTTTCGAGGAGCACGGCTTGTCGTTGTTTTTCTTGCTCCTGATCTTCCAGCGCCAAGCGTTGCCGTTTGATCTCATCCAGATGCGCTTGACGGATGCGGTCTTCGATGTCTCCCAGTTGTTCTTCCTCTTCGTACACCTCCGGTTCCGGCAGATCGTCGGATTCGGGGTCTTCCTCAGGAGCCGGCGAGAGGTCCACCAGCTCGATTTTTTTCATCTCTTCCGGGATCGGCAGCAAAACAATCCGTTCGGAAGGCAGTTGGGACAATCCCAACAGCAGATCCTGCTGCAACACCGTGGAAACCAGCAACCGAACCACACCCACCCGGATGCCATCACGCCAGTCGATACGATGGCCCAGATCCGGCAGCGACGCCACCAGGGTGCCGACCACCTGGACCGCCTCTTTGACCTCGTTGAATTTTTTCCGATTGACCTCCGGAGTGCCGGAGAGGGGAATGTGGATTGAAAAGAAATGCAGTCCTTGAAGCACAGCCTGTGATACGGCCTGGGGATAATGCCGGAGATCAAAATGGGGGGGATCGCTGTAAACCGCCAGAATGGCTTGAATGGCAACCGTTTCCGAATCGATGGAAATCGCTTCGCACGCCGTCACGTCATTCAGCAATTGTTGCAGTTTTTTCAATCCGGACAGCAGCACCTGAACGCTTTCCGGCTGGACAAAAATCATGGCTTCCCGCATCCGGGTAATCAGGGATTCCATGGATTGACTCAACGAGACGATGTGCGTCAGATCATGAAAAATGGCCGAACCACCAATGCCACGGATGGTTCTCAATAAGGAATCCAGGACGTTGGCACCGGTGGTTGGATCCCCATCCATCAGGGAGGGCACCTGTGGCAGGATCGCGTCCAGGCGTTTTTGGGCTTCTTGAACGAGCAGCTTGACTTGAGAAAGATCGGTATCCAACATGGCAAGACCTCCAGGCCGGGGAAAGGCTATAATTATTTGTGTTGCTAGGAAAATTTGAAGAAATTATCAAATTTCATATGGTCGAACGCCATTCGGACATGGGGGCTGCAATGGATGATCGATATATCCCGTCCCTGGTTTTCACGATTGTACTGGTTCAGCAGCAACATGGTTCCGAAGGCCGCTTTTCCGATGTGTACGGTGTCCTGGAAATCAAGAATGTATTTTGTCTTTCCGGAACGCCCGCGGTAGATTTTCGCAAAATTGTTTCTGCAATTGTAGTCAAACATTTTGGCGATCCGAATGGTGACCGTGACTTGTCCATCCGCGTCCTGTGCAACGCTGACTTTGAACTTGTGGGCTTCGTCCTCGTCGGAATCTTCAGCCAGGAGGGTGATATTGATGCCCGGAATATCCAACTGTGACAGGGTATTGAACACCTCTTTGTTGCAATGGGAAATCTGTATAGTGTCGCGTTCCCCCTGGTTGTGGGCTTCCAGGTGCAGCAGCATGGCCAATCCCGAGGCCGTAACGCTGGTGACATTGGCAAAGTTGAAGCGATACCGCCAGGACGGGGGTCTGTCTTGGTAGATCTTGATGAAATCATTCCAGAATTCGGCACTGAAATCCCCCCGGAAATGGACGATAGTTTCCATCTGGGTATGATCGATAAACTTGATCCCACTGCGGGAGGATTCGATCAGTTTCGGGAATACGCTTTTTTCTTCGAGCGTCACCAAAGAGATTCCGGTTTTGGTCACCCGTGCGACCGAGACCTTTTCTTCGAGGGGTACCCCCTCCAACACGAATTTCAGGACACCTTTCTGGCCCACTTCAATGGGATACTGGGTTGGCAGCACCAGAAACAAGGCATGGGTGTTGACATCCAGCGCATTGCCGGAATATCCGTTGAACTCCATGGGCAGTCCACAAAAGACCCGGTCATTTCTTCTTCTGTTGGTTGCGATTGCCATGGCCATTTCAAGTCTCCCCACCGATATGATCCGGGATCAGATTGAATTTACGTAGTTTTTCCAATAAGACCTGCCGCGTGACCGGTTTGGTCAGATAATCCGAACATCCCCCCTTGAAATAGGCCTCCATGGCCTGCAACGAAGAATCCATGCCGGTGACCATGATGACGGGGGTCTCTTTGGCGTCCGCCGCAATCCGTTTTTCGGCGGCCCGAATGCGGGTCAGGGTCTTTTGACCATCCATCACCGGCATGATGATATCCAGCAACACCAGATTGTAAGGGTCACCATCCTCCAAGTCGGCAACGAACAATTCCAAGGCAGCCTTGCCATCGCTGACCATGTCGCAGTGGGCATATTCTTTCAGGTAATCTCTCAATAATTTTCTATTGTTCAATTCGTCATCAGCGATTAAAATTTTCATGTTTTTGGTCCTCTTCAATCAGGAAGTGAATGAGACTTTCCACATACTGTTCCAGGTTCCGGCACATCATCAACGCATCTTCCCACGCTTCCGTTTCCACTTGTCCAATCATTCGGATGGTTTGGGTGACGATACGAGAGGCGCCAATCTGGGCGGCCATGGATTTCAGCCATGTTCCTTCCCGAATCACGGTGCCGGAATTTTCCTGCATTAATGATTTTTTTAATTTTTCCAGATGCTCGAATGCCTCTTTGATGAATGACTGTTTCAGGATGATCAGATTGGTCGGATCCGTTTCCACGGGGTTCAGAACAATCTCCCGGTTGACGGGGGGTTGGCCGGTTTTTCTTTTTTTGGAGAACGAGGCTACAATGTTGATCAATTCGATCGGCAGGTAGGGCTTCAGCAAAAAACCATTCATCCCCACTTCCAGACATCTTTTTTTTTCGTTCATCATGACCATGGCGGTCACCGCCACAATGGGCACCTGTGGATCGCCAACCTCTTGTCGGGAACCCGAACGAATGCGCCGGGTGGTCTCGAACCCATCCATTTCCGGCATCTGCAAATCCATCAGGATCAAATCGAACCGTGCGCCCTTTGTCAGTATGAGCAGGGCTTCCACGCCATTGCTGGCCACCGTGACCTTGTGGTCTTGTGTGTGCAGAATGTTCATGGCCAACTTCTGGTTTTCCGGCAGATCCTCCACCAGCAAGATTTCCAGAGGTTGAATATCCGTTCTTTTACGCAGTGGTTCGTTTTCTTCGTATTTGTGATTCGGTTCGTTCAGAACCGGGGAGATGATATGCAGAATTTTCTTAAGAAGATGCTGATTCCTGATGGGCTTCTTCAATGAGATCGCATTCTTGAAGAGACCTTCCAGAATGAAATTACGCAAGGAAAGATGCGAAGAAATCATCAGGATGATTTTGTTCGAATAGGCGGGATAGTGCGCTTCATCGATCAAACCGGCTTCGGCTTCCTGCACGATCTCTTCATCCACCATGATGACATCAAAGGGATTGTCGCTGTGTGTCCGCATGCAATCCATCATGGCTGGCGCATGCGAGACCATTTCCACAGAGGCGCCAAAATGCAACAACAGACTGTGGAGGATGGCGCGCCCGGTGGGATGGTTGTCCACCAACAAGATGCGTCGATCCTGAAGGGGAGTCGGGTGGGATTGGTATGCCTCCGGGCCTTGTTTCATCCAGGAGTCCGCCACCGGATCCTGTCGGCTCAAACCGAGTCGAATGGTGAAATAAAACATGCTCCCGTGTCCAACCTGACTTTCAACCTGTAGGCTTCCTCCCATCAAATAAACCAGATGTTTGGAAATGGTCAGACCCAGACCCGTTCCGCCATATTTGCGGGAAATGGAGCCATCCGCTTGCACAAAACTTTGAAAGATCAAATGCAGTTGTTCATCCGGGATGCCGATGCCGGTATCCGAGACGGAAAAGCGCACATGAATGGCATCCTCGGGGGCTTTTTCCAGGGGGGCTTCCCGTTGGACCGAGAGGACTATTTCGCCTTCGTGGGTGAATTTGATGGCATTGTTGATCAGGTTCACCACAATTTGTTTCAGACGCAGCGGATCCCCGTCCAGCAGGGCCGGCAGATCCGGGGCGATCTGACAATAAAATCCTAAGCCCTTCTGGTGGGCCTTGATGGCCAACATGTCGCAGGCGTTTTCCAACTGACCCACTAGGTCAAACGGGACATACTCCAAGGCGAAGTGACCCGCCTCGATCTTGGACAGGTCCAGAATGCCGTTGATGAGATCCAGCAGGGATAACGAAGAGGAACGCACAATTTGCAGATTGCTGAAGATTTCATCTTTGGACAATTGGGCACTTAAAACCAGATCGGTCATGCCGATGATGGCATTCAAGGGACTTCTGATTTCATGGCTCATGTTGGCCAGAAATTCACTTTTGGCTTTGCTGACCGCTTCCGCTTTTTCCCGCGCGTCTTGCAACTCCTGGTCGATTCTGGAACGCACAATGATATTGGCCAGGGCCTGACCAATGGAATTGAACATCAGATTGTCAAAAATCTCCTTCATGATGGAACTGGAAACCACCAGTCTCAAGATGCCAAGATTCTCGTTGCCGGAGAACAGCGGGATGCAGTAATCGATTTTCCCTTCCATTTTTTCCTGGATTGTCATGTCGGAACCCAGAGAATAAACGCTCATCATGGGATCGGAAAACATGGAAACAATGCAAGAGGAACACTCGTCGGAAACGTTTGTGCATTGATGCTGCTGCGGAAAACAGTTGTCCGGCTCTTGCGCCACCAGATTGAAGCCGTTCGTGACGCGATCCCATAAAAAAATCGCTACGTGAATGTTTTCGGAAGCCAGCCAGGGCAGCCTGACAATAAAACCAAGGGCGCGCTGCAACTGCTCTTGCAGGGAGCGGGTTTCCAGGGAGAGATGCAGCAGATGATTGACCGTTTTCTGGGTCTGCAAAGAGATGGTGGCGTTGCGTTCGGAACTGCGTACCCGATCGATTTCAATCATTTTGTCTTTGAAGCTGTTTTCCGCGACCAGCAAGGTGTCCTTCAATGCCAAGGAGAGCTGTTTGTAGGCCGTGATATCGCGAATGCTGGCCACACAATGAATCACACCGTTGATCAGAGTCAGGAACAAGGAGAGTTCCAGATCAATCCGGGCGCCATTGGAATGCAGTCCTTGCAGGAAAATTCTTCTCAGAAAACGCGGTGTCAGATTGGGTTGTTCCCGCAGCGCTTTGATGCCCTTCTGATGGGCGAAACGGAACTCCGGAGGAATGATCAGCTTGGCAATATCTTTGCCGATGACCTCATCGCGGGAAAATCCGAATAACTCTTCCGCGGATTGGTTGAAGACGATGATCCGATCTTGAAGATCCGTAATGATCAGCGCGTCCAGACCGTAATCGATCAGACTGCGGGCCAATCCTTCCAGTTTATGGGAACTGCCCATCGCACAGGACAGACCTTTTGAATCCGTGTTCCGCAGCACATTGAAATCATGCACGCGTTGGAGCAACAGAAACGGTTGAACCGGCAAATAGATGAAATCGTCCGCTCCGCATTCCATGGCGCGGGCTTCCGAGGTGATCATGTAATAACGGGAGAAAAGAATGATTGGAATGGTGCAGGAGGGTTCTTCGGACTTCAGTTGATGGCAGATTGCGTAACTATCAAAGTTCCGGATCGTGATATCCAGGAAAATGACCAATGGTGATGGCGATTTTTTGGCAAGACGGAGAATGGCCTCCGCGCTTTCGATACCCTCGACCCGGTATCGGCTGGACAGGATACTTTTGGGAGAACCCGGTTCCTCATGTTGCGCGTCGGCAATGAGGATCGTGGCGGTTTCATTTTCCAACATGCGCCCCCTCCGCAATACTTTCCACCGCATGAGAAAGACCGAAGGTGACTACATAAGGGATGATATGTTTTTCCGACCCGATTTTGATCTCAAACAATCCACGGCGGGAGGTTTGTTTCCAGACCACCCGATACCGGACCATGAATCCGGGATCGGTGGAAAAATTGATCTTGACCCGGCGGGTGATCTGGGTGCCAAACTCGATATGCAGACTTTTTTTCAACTCTTTTTGAACCATGCTTTCCAGTATGATCCAAAGGGAGGCCTTGAAATGGTTGCCGAAAGACTGTTGATCGGTGATGGACAGGCTGATGTTGGCCGTCCGGGTGAATTCGTGCTCGCTGCTTAACACCTTGTTGCCGTAGCGATTGTCCAGGGGGACTTCCTCGGTGGCCAGCACAATGGAATCTTCTCCAATAATGCTTTCGCGCATGAATTCGATGGTGGAAGAGGCGGTTTCCGGCAGCCGCTCCAGCGGGGGACGGTCAAAGGTTTGATCGGCGATGATCGGAATGTATTTCTTGCCCAGCAATCCGCCAACCACGGCAGCCACACCATAGGGAATGAGTTGAAGCACGGAAGCCTCCTCGGATTGATGCTGGTATGGTGGATTCCAATAAGAACAACACGTTGGCACACAATAAAGGCTAGACGCCCGGTTGCAATGCTTCCAATTGTTTCAACTGTTCGAGGTATTCCATGTGTTTCATCAGTTCCATTTGTTTGATGCGATCCATTTGCACTACATGGTCTTGATGCATGCGACGCATTTCTCCCAGGAAGTTGGGGAAATCTTCGTGGAGTTGGGCCATCAGATCATGGGCCTGGACAATGGTTTCCAGATTGCCGCGAAACAGTTGTCCGACATTCTGGAACGGCGTCACCACAATTTGCAAAGCCTGCTGGGTGCGTTCAAAAGAGGCCTGACATTTTTCAATCTCCTTGCCGACATTTTGCAGCATTTCGGAGATTTCGCGATCCGTTCCGGAACGGTTGCCGCTGAGCATTTCATTCAGTTGCAGCAAGGCATTGTTTTTCATCTCCTCGGCCTGACGCCCTTCTTCTTCGAGCATTTCGATCAGGGGCTTCAGATAAATCATGATGCGAGGATCAATACGCTTCTCCAGGGTCTGGAGAATGGTGCTTTGTTGCGTCTGGAACTGGTTGAACAGATCCGGAACCTGGGACAAAACCTCCAGGTTTTCCGCCATGGGAGAGGCGACCGCAACCGGAGTGCTGCCGGCTTTTTCGATCAGTTTGGCCATGGATTCCTGCAGATCGGATACATCTTTGCGAACCGCCGCCAAGCCGGCTTTCATCTCTTCGGCGATGACCGACTTGGCCGATTTGGCAAAGGAGGCGCCATCCGACAGGCTGTCCGCCTTGCGCATGAAACTGGTGATGGCGGCAGCGGTAGTTTCAATCTTGCCGAGCTTCTCATCCAAACTTTTGACATGAACCGCTGTCGAAAGATGTACCTCCACCACCTTCTTCAGCAGATCTTCCATGATGGTGATCCGGTTCTGGAGTCCCGCGTCTGAAGACATGACGTGTTGAGGCATTCTGGTCGCTCCTTTTATACTTATTTGATTTGTACATACACCAAAATATCATGACATTTGATGCATCTCCCCGAAGGGGGATGGGGTCGGGTCGAGTTGGGCATGATCGGCGGTCCGACTTTGTAATAGGCGGACACCTGTTCCCAGACTTTGGCAACCGGGGTGGCAGGTTGACTGCCCGGCGGTGCTCCTCCCCGAATCAAATGACAATTGGTACACGGTCCCCAGGAGGGGTGGGGCATCTTGGCTCCTGGCTCGATGGTGGGAATGCGCTTGACCAGCATTCTTTGCAACGAGTTGGACGGTGGATTGACCAGTTGCAGCACCGGTTCTTGCAAAGAGGGTTGAGTCGGCTTGGGAATGGATCCAAAAACCTCTCCTTCAACCTGTGAGGTGGGTTCATCCGTGAACAGGGTGGACCACAAGGATGCGCCCTTGTCCGATCTCCACAGGAGGCCCAATCCAATCAAGGCGATCAAAACGATCACTGCAAGAGTGGCCCAGCGGCCGGAGGTGTTGGATTGGGTACCGTTCATCGCCCGCCTATCGCAACTTGTTGGACCAAAGAGCAAAGCCTTCATCATTGCGCAGTTGACACAGTCTGCCGTTGATGCGAATCCGCTTGGCGTAGATCAGGGGAGACGTGCCGTTTCGTTCAAACGAAAAACCCGAGCCATCCACCGCGACATCATGGGCCAGCGGACAGCCCAGATATTTGAGAAACCAACCCGGTCCCACGGAAATACGCATTTCCTGGCCATTGGCGCCGTTGATCCACAGATGCAGTTGCCCATCGCTTTGGGGTTGTTCGGAAATCTGTTGCACGGTTCCGGCGAATTTGACCGTGGGCGACTGCTGCAACAAAACCAGACCGGAAGCCCCGGCTCCGGCGCCATCGGTGGGGGTGCGGGCGGCGGCCACGGGAATCATGCGCAACGCCTCTTGTCCTGGCGGTTTCAACAGGGCGTTGGTCCCCACCTGAGGGGTGGTGGCCGCAACGGGAAGCGTCTGGGGTTTGGTGGGTTCCCAGAACCGGTCCGGCAACAACGACGCGACCATCACTCCAACCACAAAGACCATGCCGGCAACCACGATCCATTCGCCAGGTTCCATCGACCGTTTCATGAGATCCGCCCCTTAGTCCCGAACATCCGGTGTGAGGTAGAATTGGATGCTGCCAATATTTTCGACACTCTGCATGATCTTCTCCTTGAGAGCCGCCAGGATCAGATCCCCTTCAAACACCTTGAGATCCTTGTTCACCCGCAGATCCGCCTCGATATACAGGCTTTCTCCCAGGCTCCGGGCCCGCAAATAGTTGATGCCCATGACGCGGGGAAAGGTGCGGATGATCTTGTAAACCCCTTCCAACTCCTCCACATCCGGGGAGGCGTCCATCAGATTGTTCACCGCTTCGACCATCAGTTCGATGCCGATCTTGATCACCAGAATCGACAACAGAATGGCGGCCAGGGGGTCGGCGATGGGAAAATCCAGAATGGTGGCGAAAAACAGTCCGATCACCATGCCGATGGAAGAAAACGCGTCCGAACGATTGTCCCAGGCATTGGCCATGATGGCCGGGCTGTTGTTTTCAATGGCCACGCAGCGTTGGTATTGATACATCAGTTCATTGCCGATGGTGGAAACCACGGCACCCAGCAAAGCCATGCGGTCCGGTGTGGCGAAGGTGTTGTTGATGATGCTCAACAAGGCATCCACCAGAATGAAAATTGATCCGATCACCAGGATCAGTCCCACGATCCCCGAGGAAATATGCTGAATCTTGCCATACCCGTAGGCGAATTTTTCGTCCGCGGGCTTGTCGGAAAGTCTGAGGCTGAACAGGGTAAACACACTGGCCAACAGGTCGGCCAGCGAATGGAACGCATCGGCCATGAGGGCCGCGCAATTGGTCACCAGGGACATGACCACCTTGTAGGCCACCATGAATACATTGAACCAGATCGAATACCAAGTCACATCATCGCGACATTGAACACAGTGTGGGTACTTCATAAGGTATCGGCCTCGCCGGAAATCAGGAATGCCCTGTGACCCAAAGTCACGTCAATGGGTGCATGTTCAATACAGTGTCTCCCTGCCATGACCAGTCATGACAGAGATGAAGTCGTGTGACTCCCAGAAACAACCTTGTCGGTTGTCCGGTGCGCCAAATCCGGGATGAAAGCCACGTCGTCACGCCAAGCATCCGCGCTCCGGGCTGTCATCGGGGTGTTCATGGGGTGGCCAAGTCCGATGGTTCCGCGGTCTTGGTCACCACAGGTTTGGCCGAAGCGATGGAGACTTTGTCCGTGGGCGCGGTGGTCCCGCCTGCCGCTTTGGCCGCCTTGGAGGATTTTGTTCCATTGTCTGTTTTGGCCGCGGGTTTTCCGGTCCCTTCCGTTGCCTTGGCGGGTTGGGCTGGTGAGGCCCCCATCGGTTTGTCCGTTCCTTTTTGAGCGTTGACCGGTGGGGCTTTTCCTCCCGTTTCCGGTTTGGCGGCGGCGGAAGCGGGAGCTTTGCCCTTGGGGTTTGGGGATTCGTGATCCACATTGCCCAGCGTGTCGGTACTCGGCTTCGGTGGTTCCGGATGAACCGCTGCGTCATCGGATGGCGGTGTCTCCTTGGCCGGCGGACTGACCAACTTGTTTTCCGAGATCAAACGCATGCTCTTTTTGGCATCCGGTTCCACCGGGTCGGCTTTCCGGGTTTGGGATGCGTCTGTCCCCATATCCGGCGCGGGCATGGCCGGCGGATTGGATTCGGCAGGGGAGACGGCCTTTTCAGGTTTGGGTTCCGCGGGGAGGGGTTGTCCCGGCGGCAGCCGACCGTTTTCCGGTTGCGAGGGGGCCGGAGCCGCTTTGTCTCCGGTTTTTTCACCCGTTCCGGGTTGGACTTTGTCGGACTCGGGTTGGACCTTGCCTGGAGGAACCGCCGGAGTCGGGGCGGCGGTACCGGTTTCGGGGGCGGCGGCACCGGGGGCGTTGGGTAGCGGAGTGCCGGTACCGGTTTCCGGTTTGTTGACCTCTTTGTGATGGGTGTTGGTCAATTCCACTTCCGGAATCAGACGCATGAATTTTCTGGAATCCAGGTCCATGTTCATGTTGTCCGGGCCCGTGCCGGCGGTGAAATATTGATAACGCTCAAACCCCAAGATCCGGGACATGATCGACCAGGGGAAGGAGGTGATCAACGTGTTGTACAATTTGACTTCCGTATTGTATTCATCACGTCGCTGACTGATCATGTTTTCGATATCCACCAGTTTGTCCATCAGTTGCTGGTAGGTGGTCGATGTTTTGATGTCAGGATACTGCTCGACCAGTCCAAAGAGCCGGGAAAGGGCTTCCATGGGGGAGCTGGGCGTCGGCGTCGGTACCGCTGGACTGGGAAACGGTTGTGAGGCCGAAAGTTTCTGGGGCGGGGCGGAGGCATGGGACTGGGCCGGTTGACCGGATGATCCCTGTTGACCGTTGTTCCCCCCCGAGGTGGTTTGTCCCATCATGCCCAGGCGTCCATCCGAAACATAGCGGAACACTTCCTGTTCCAGCATGGCATGGTTCAAGGTCAGATTGACCAAGTTGCCAAACAGGTTGGAACGCCGTTGCAGGGCATCGTGAATGTGTCCACGGGAAGAGAGAACCTGTTCTTCCGCAGCCACGAACCGGTTGAAATTGTAAAACGTGGTCACGATCAAAAAGACGATGGCACTGATGCTGGAGACCAGTATCAACGACTTGGACTTGATGGGAGGGAGAGTGGTGGCATGGGTGGCCTCTTCCTCCTGATAAAGCTGGCGCATCAGTTTACGCATGCGTTGCATGCGTTCACTGCTGGTCAACTCCAGCCCGATGTCATCCATCTCGTCCATAGGATCTTTTTTATCCGACATGAGCGGTCAAATCCAGTTTCTAGCTGTCCTGAATGGCTTCTTTGAGTTCAGAGGTCTTTTTGAAAAAGACCACGGCCTCGTCATGTTTGCCCTGCTGGTCCAGCACGAAACCAATCGACTGATAGACCTTGATCTCGGAGGGACGAATGGCCAACGCCTGCTGGAACGCTTCAATGGCCGCGTCGTATTCACCCAGATGATCCAGGGCCAGTCCCAACCGATAGTGCATGTTGAAATTGTTGGGGGCCTTTTCGATCGCGCCTTTGAGAACCGTCACCGCTTTCTGGTAATCCTTGGC comes from Magnetococcales bacterium and encodes:
- a CDS encoding response regulator; amino-acid sequence: MLENETATILIADAQHEEPGSPKSILSSRYRVEGIESAEAILRLAKKSPSPLVIFLDITIRNFDSYAICHQLKSEEPSCTIPIILFSRYYMITSEARAMECGADDFIYLPVQPFLLLQRVHDFNVLRNTDSKGLSCAMGSSHKLEGLARSLIDYGLDALIITDLQDRIIVFNQSAEELFGFSRDEVIGKDIAKLIIPPEFRFAHQKGIKALREQPNLTPRFLRRIFLQGLHSNGARIDLELSLFLTLINGVIHCVASIRDITAYKQLSLALKDTLLVAENSFKDKMIEIDRVRSSERNATISLQTQKTVNHLLHLSLETRSLQEQLQRALGFIVRLPWLASENIHVAIFLWDRVTNGFNLVAQEPDNCFPQQHQCTNVSDECSSCIVSMFSDPMMSVYSLGSDMTIQEKMEGKIDYCIPLFSGNENLGILRLVVSSSIMKEIFDNLMFNSIGQALANIIVRSRIDQELQDAREKAEAVSKAKSEFLANMSHEIRSPLNAIIGMTDLVLSAQLSKDEIFSNLQIVRSSSLSLLDLINGILDLSKIEAGHFALEYVPFDLVGQLENACDMLAIKAHQKGLGFYCQIAPDLPALLDGDPLRLKQIVVNLINNAIKFTHEGEIVLSVQREAPLEKAPEDAIHVRFSVSDTGIGIPDEQLHLIFQSFVQADGSISRKYGGTGLGLTISKHLVYLMGGSLQVESQVGHGSMFYFTIRLGLSRQDPVADSWMKQGPEAYQSHPTPLQDRRILLVDNHPTGRAILHSLLLHFGASVEMVSHAPAMMDCMRTHSDNPFDVIMVDEEIVQEAEAGLIDEAHYPAYSNKIILMISSHLSLRNFILEGLFKNAISLKKPIRNQHLLKKILHIISPVLNEPNHKYEENEPLRKRTDIQPLEILLVEDLPENQKLAMNILHTQDHKVTVASNGVEALLILTKGARFDLILMDLQMPEMDGFETTRRIRSGSRQEVGDPQVPIVAVTAMVMMNEKKRCLEVGMNGFLLKPYLPIELINIVASFSKKRKTGQPPVNREIVLNPVETDPTNLIILKQSFIKEAFEHLEKLKKSLMQENSGTVIREGTWLKSMAAQIGASRIVTQTIRMIGQVETEAWEDALMMCRNLEQYVESLIHFLIEEDQKHENFNR
- a CDS encoding LemA family protein; translated protein: MSDKKDPMDEMDDIGLELTSSERMQRMRKLMRQLYQEEEATHATTLPPIKSKSLILVSSISAIVFLIVTTFYNFNRFVAAEEQVLSSRGHIHDALQRRSNLFGNLVNLTLNHAMLEQEVFRYVSDGRLGMMGQTTSGGNNGQQGSSGQPAQSHASAPPQKLSASQPFPSPAVPTPTPSSPMEALSRLFGLVEQYPDIKTSTTYQQLMDKLVDIENMISQRRDEYNTEVKLYNTLITSFPWSIMSRILGFERYQYFTAGTGPDNMNMDLDSRKFMRLIPEVELTNTHHKEVNKPETGTGTPLPNAPGAAAPETGTAAPTPAVPPGKVQPESDKVQPGTGEKTGDKAAPAPSQPENGRLPPGQPLPAEPKPEKAVSPAESNPPAMPAPDMGTDASQTRKADPVEPDAKKSMRLISENKLVSPPAKETPPSDDAAVHPEPPKPSTDTLGNVDHESPNPKGKAPASAAAKPETGGKAPPVNAQKGTDKPMGASPAQPAKATEGTGKPAAKTDNGTKSSKAAKAAGGTTAPTDKVSIASAKPVVTKTAEPSDLATP
- a CDS encoding magnetochrome domain-containing protein → MNGTQSNTSGRWATLAVIVLIALIGLGLLWRSDKGASLWSTLFTDEPTSQVEGEVFGSIPKPTQPSLQEPVLQLVNPPSNSLQRMLVKRIPTIEPGAKMPHPSWGPCTNCHLIRGGAPPGSQPATPVAKVWEQVSAYYKVGPPIMPNSTRPHPPSGRCIKCHDILVYVQIK
- the mamB gene encoding magnetosome biogenesis CDF transporter MamB, giving the protein MKYPHCVQCRDDVTWYSIWFNVFMVAYKVVMSLVTNCAALMADAFHSLADLLASVFTLFSLRLSDKPADEKFAYGYGKIQHISSGIVGLILVIGSIFILVDALLSIINNTFATPDRMALLGAVVSTIGNELMYQYQRCVAIENNSPAIMANAWDNRSDAFSSIGMVIGLFFATILDFPIADPLAAILLSILVIKIGIELMVEAVNNLMDASPDVEELEGVYKIIRTFPRVMGINYLRARSLGESLYIEADLRVNKDLKVFEGDLILAALKEKIMQSVENIGSIQFYLTPDVRD
- a CDS encoding response regulator, which produces MKILIADDELNNRKLLRDYLKEYAHCDMVSDGKAALELFVADLEDGDPYNLVLLDIIMPVMDGQKTLTRIRAAEKRIAADAKETPVIMVTGMDSSLQAMEAYFKGGCSDYLTKPVTRQVLLEKLRKFNLIPDHIGGET